In one window of Frigoriglobus tundricola DNA:
- a CDS encoding prenyltransferase/squalene oxidase repeat-containing protein gives MRTVLASVLAVAAAGVFAAPAATQPPRPDDAKPIGVVPKDNVKMDASTKKAVDKALRYLADRQEADGSWGNTAITSFVLLAFMSNGHMPNQGDHGKAVAKCVRYLCSCARDDGYVVGPRGGNMYCHGMATLALTQVYGTTGDEDVKKVTKRAIELIIKTQNNEGGWRYDPAPTGADISVTIMQVMALRGAKDAGIHVPDKVTDDAIKYVNKCFDRRTGGYRYQPYSAGAGYARTAAGVCVLQLCGKYDADDIRAAVEYMEKVSDDRGHYWYGHYYAAHALNQVGGKVWEDYYKRMRDSLLRSQQGNGEWRDGREGAYGPNYQTAIAVLILSVPTHYLPIYQK, from the coding sequence ATGCGCACCGTTCTCGCGTCCGTGCTGGCCGTCGCGGCGGCCGGGGTGTTCGCCGCCCCCGCCGCCACCCAGCCGCCGCGGCCCGACGACGCGAAGCCGATCGGCGTCGTACCCAAGGACAACGTGAAGATGGACGCCTCCACCAAGAAGGCGGTGGACAAGGCGCTCCGCTACCTCGCCGACCGGCAGGAGGCCGACGGGTCCTGGGGCAACACGGCCATCACCAGTTTCGTGCTGCTCGCGTTCATGTCGAACGGCCACATGCCCAACCAGGGGGACCACGGCAAGGCGGTCGCCAAGTGCGTCCGCTACCTGTGCTCCTGCGCCCGCGACGACGGCTACGTCGTCGGCCCGCGGGGGGGCAACATGTACTGCCACGGCATGGCGACGCTGGCCCTCACCCAGGTGTACGGCACGACCGGCGACGAGGACGTGAAGAAGGTCACCAAGCGGGCCATCGAGCTGATCATCAAGACCCAGAACAACGAGGGCGGCTGGCGGTACGATCCGGCCCCCACCGGGGCGGACATCTCCGTCACCATCATGCAGGTGATGGCCCTGCGGGGCGCGAAGGACGCCGGCATCCACGTGCCGGACAAGGTGACGGACGACGCCATCAAGTACGTGAACAAGTGCTTCGACCGGCGGACCGGCGGCTACCGCTACCAGCCCTACTCGGCCGGGGCCGGGTACGCCCGGACCGCGGCCGGGGTGTGCGTGCTGCAACTGTGCGGCAAGTACGACGCGGACGACATCAGGGCGGCGGTGGAGTACATGGAAAAGGTGTCCGACGACCGCGGGCACTATTGGTACGGGCACTACTACGCGGCGCACGCGCTGAACCAGGTCGGCGGAAAGGTGTGGGAGGACTACTACAAGCGGATGCGCGACTCCCTGCTGCGGAGCCAACAGGGCAACGGCGAGTGGCGGGACGGGCGCGAGGGCGCATACGGCCCCAACTACCAGACCGCCATCGCGGTGCTGATCCTGAGCGTGCCCACACACTACCTGCCCATCTACCAGAAGTGA